From Besnoitia besnoiti strain Bb-Ger1 chromosome X, whole genome shotgun sequence, one genomic window encodes:
- a CDS encoding Ferredoxin-fold anticodon binding domain-containing protein (encoded by transcript BESB_016120), with translation MGLHRQALVGQGGWHNSLRSSSLPLTRPLRLNPVRTQPKPAERSPSTIVLLASLCACAVDHKASNCQLCGKPPLFWPAALSSFLLRPSASRAARTRTLFLTPPKTNQLRAVQSFMNLSSAVRTSTPRRRALPHTNSPNELRCRFPNTEWHPSSSRRFMSSSTALESHKVREASERSAIAANRERPGHIPPSVWDKLDRHLHRRADNPIGILKSRIESFFLSENKALLRETIAQGGTSDSLLFPEGLWQEASTRFQEVQDPLHWLQRGADGSSGCTASATTLCPLAQRPSDAPVDAARTEATAGHEISGFSALSPFQLFDDFSPFVTCRQNFDSLLVPMDHVSRLPSDTYYVDDIRLASGETINNTSSSSVDGYDPDRVLLRTHCTAHQKELIDAGVEAAVWTAEVIRRDEIDRLHYPVFHQTDGFRVFSKPQMKRLEAEHQLLLKVVANVRGNGGGDNTAQSPPTHKKPGGATAKDKLERWILQSPCLFPSNPFLKNPLMIHLQLTLEKLLRHLLGSDVRLKWDYETSFPFTSPSVELYVARDPAGSVQAAGQAEKATEQDTEDDWMEVLGAGEIRSEILRGVPLPPSSKSENDDRSVTADNAGESSEAVAARPTIRGWAFGLGLERLCMHLFGIEDIRLFWSEDERFSEQFADGQVRRFVPFSIMPPVYKDISFWVNEAIQTGWADCSKAGLPASEACGLRPARLSLSAAQGQTNTGTSDTNSAREPGQPPRHREKFTELSFYELCRESGGDLVESVKLVDSFVHPKTGRKSLCYRLTYRAIDRTLTHEEVNAIQEAVYNRTGEAFDVDLR, from the coding sequence ATGGGACTCCACAGACAAGCACTCGTAGGCCAAGGAGGATGGCACAACTCGCTCCGGAgctcctctctgccgctTACTCGTCCATTGCGGCTGAATCCGGTCCGGACGCAACCCAAGCCTGCCGAGCGCTCGCCGAGTACCATTGTGCTTCTCGCCTCTttgtgcgcatgcgctgtcGATCACAAAGCCTCCAACTGCCAACTATGTGGCAAGCCACCGTTATTCTGGCCTGCAGCCCTTTCCTCTTTCTTACTCCGtccgtcggcgtcgcgtgcTGCGAGGACACGGACGCTATTCCTGACACCCCCGAAGACGAATCAACTGCGCGCTGTGCAGAGTTTCATGAACCTGAGTTCAGCTGTAAGAACGTCCACTCCTAGGCGCAGGGCTCTGCCGCACACGAATTCCCCAAACGAACTGAGATGCCGTTTCCCCAACACTGAGTGGCATCCCTCCAGCAGCCGTCGGTTTATGTCTTCGTCCACAGCATTGGAAAGCCACAAAGTCCGCGAGGCCTCTGAGCGATCGGCTATAGCAGCGAATCGTGAACGACCGGGTCACATTCCGCCGTCTGTGTGGGACAAACTGGACCGCCATCTGCACCGGCGGGCTGACAACCCCATCGGCATTCTCAAGAGCCGCATTGAATCATTTTTTTTGAGCGAAAACAAAGCTCTGTTGCGGGAGACGATTGCGCAGGGAGGCACCAGTGATTCTCTGCTTTTCCCTGAGGGCCTCTGGCAGGAAGCCAGCACTCGCTTTCAAGAGGTACAGGATCCACTGCATTGGCTACAAAGAGGAGCCGACGGCTCTTCTGGATGCACGGCCTCCGCCACGACCCTATGCCCACTTGCGCAGCGCCCATCAGACGCCCCCGTCGATGCTGCACGGACTGAAGCAACAGCAGGCCATGAAATCTCAGGTTTCTCGGCACTGTCGCCATTTCAACTGTTCGATGATTTTTCGCCCTTTGTCACATGTAGGCAAAACTTTGATTCTCTACTGGTTCCGATGGATCATGTGAGTCGGCTGCCGTCAGACACGTACTATGTCGACGACATTCGACTTGCCTCGGGGGAGACGATCAACAACAcctcctcttcatctgtCGACGGCTACGACCCCGACCGTGTCCTCCTTCGGACTCACTGCACGGCGCACCAGAAAGAGCTTATAGACGCCGGTGTCGAAGCAGCTGTATGGACGGCCGAGGTAATTCGCCGGGACGAAATCGATCGTCTGCACTATCCAGTCTTTCACCAGACGGACGGCTTCCGTGTCTTTTCAAAACCACAGATGAAACGTCTTGAGGCAGAGCACCAGCTACTCTTGAAGGTGGTTGCCAATGTTCGTGGCAACGGCGGAGGGGATAACACAGCCCAAAGCCCTCCCACACACAAGAAGCCAGGAGGTGCTACGGCGAAAGATAAGCTGGAACGCTGGATACTACAGTCACCATGCCTCTTTCCTTCTAATCCTTTCCTGAAGAACCCGTTAATGATTCATCTTCAACTAACATTGGAAAAGCTTCTTAGACATCTCCTCGGTTCTGACGTACGTTTGAAATGGGACTACGAGACATCCTTCCCATTCACGTCACCCTCTGTAGAGCTGTACGTTGCTAGAGATCCTGCTGGTTCAGTACAGGCTGCCGGACAGGCGGAAAAGGCAACTGAACAGGATACAGAGGACGACTGGATGGAGGTCTTAGGTGCCGGCGAAATCCGCTCTGAAATCTTACGAGGCGTACCACTGCCGCCGTCATCTAAGTCAGAAAACGATGACCGCAGTGTGACCGCGGACAATGCTGGCGAATCGTCAGAAGCTGTCGCCGCACGCCCTACAATCCGGGGTTGGGCTTTCGGTTTGGGTCTGGAACGGTTGTGCATGCATCTGTTTGGAATTGAGGATATTCGCCTCTTCTGGTCAGAGGACGAGAGATTTTCCGAGCAGTTTGCCGATGGCCAAGTCCGCCGGTTTGTCCCTTTCAGTATCATGCCTCCGGTGTACAAAGATATTTCCTTCTGGGTGAACGAGGCAATACAGACAGGTTGGGCAGACTGCAGCAAGGCCGGACTTCCTGCCAGCGAAGCATGCGGGTTACGGCCAGCCAGGTTGTCTCTGTCAGCGGCTCAGGGTCAAACCAATACAGGCACCTCCGACACCAATTCTGCGCGTGAACCGGGGCAACCACCGCGGCACAGAGAGAAGTTCACCGAATTGAGCTTCTACGAGCTGTGCCGCGAATCAGGAGGAGATCTGGTCGAATCAGTCAAACTCGTGGATAGTTTCGTCCATCCCAAAACAGGACGTAAAAGCCTCTGCTACCGGCTGACCTACAGGGCAATAGATCGAACTCTAACCCATGAAGAAGTCAACGCCATCCAAGAGGCAGTCTACAATAGGACCGGCGAGGCTTTTGATGTGGACTTGCGGTAG